The Humulus lupulus chromosome 4, drHumLupu1.1, whole genome shotgun sequence genome has a window encoding:
- the LOC133832546 gene encoding uncharacterized protein LOC133832546 translates to MRQNHHRQATCSIIGEHLKVRYEGGKKGPNPAPIVNDMNKNLGVKCSYWKAWKARKWAHELIRGSTANSYPKLPAYLYMVQKSNPGTYTRLIVDEEHKFKYLFLSLGVSIRGFCYMRKFISIDGTHLKNLFGGNLLIPTAQDENFQIYPLAFHFFDSENDASLNWFLTCLQHQVPDRHKSIIKGVRNVYKNAYHGACMWHLGQDIKTKFSGKGLKKLFEKTAKESKVSELKKLFAEISTKKPSVATYLKNESFESWSRCHFHCNRYTIMTTNNSESLNQVFREAREWPIILLLEEIITTLSRWFYDRRKNANSCPTPLIVDTEDIMRQRYEQSRYMRVTPINLSEFHVKGEPLDGIVNIEEHSCTCGEFDIDKILCVHGVAAVMYHGVDVYNL, encoded by the coding sequence ATGCGACAAAATCATCATCGGCAAGCAACTTGTTCTATTATTGGAGAGCACTTAAAAGTGAGATATGAAGGTGGGAAAAAAGGACCAAATCCAGCACCAATAGTTAATGATATGAACAAGAATCTTGGTGTAAAGTGTAGTTATTGGAAGGCATGGAAGGCAAGAAAGTGGGCACATGAACTTATAAGGGGTTCAACGGCAAATAGTTATCCAAAACTCCCCGCTTACTTGtacatggtccaaaagtctaATCCTGGTACTTACACTAGATTAATTGTTGATGAAgaacataaattcaaatatttatttttgtcttTGGGAGTATCCATTAGAGGTTTTTGTTATATGAGAAAATTTATATCTATTGATGGAACTCATTTGAAAAACCTATTTGGAGGAAATTTACTCATTCCAACTGCACAAGatgaaaattttcaaatttatcCTCTTGCTTTTCATTTTTTTGATTCTGAGAATGATGCATCTTTGAATTGGTTTTTGACATGCTTACAACATCAAGTACCGGATAGACACAAAAGCATCATAAAGGGAGTTCGAAATGTATATAAAAATGCTTACCATGGAGCTTGTATGTGGCATCTTGGACAGGATATCAAGACAAAATTTAGTGGTAAAGGTTTGAAAAAGTTGTTTGAGAAGACGGCAAAAGAGTCCAAAGTTTCAGAGTTGAAAAAGTTATTTGCTGAGATTTCTACAAAAAAACCAAGTGTGGCAACATACCTGAAGAATGAATCTTTTGAAAGTTGGTCCAGATGTCATTTCCATTGTAATCGATACACCATCATGACCACCAACAATTCTGAGTCATTGAACCAAGTTTTTAGAGAAGCTCGAGAATGGCCCATCATTCTTTTATTGGAGGAAATTATCACTACACTCTCCAGATGGTTCTATGATAGAAGGAAAAATGCAAATTCTTGTCCAACACCACTTATAGTTGACACAGAAGATATAATGAGACAAAGATACGAACAATCAAGGTACATGAGAGTTACACCCATTAATCTAAGTGAGTTCCATGTTAAAGGTGAGCCACTAGATGGTATAGTTAATATTGAGGAACATTCTTGTACATGTGGAGAGTTCGACATTGATAAGATTCTGTGTGTTCATGGCGTTGCTGCAGTAATGTATCATGGAGTAGATGTTTATAATCTATGA